A window from Neobacillus sp. PS3-40 encodes these proteins:
- a CDS encoding DUF3147 family protein: MGEISVSALLIRFLLGGAAVVVSALIARKLGEKAGGIFAAFPAVYLAALLTNGLDFSGGDLITHSILLSKGAIIGMSINILVAILAGFLLPKGWKRGLVNSMVCWLVVSMVVVFVTSH, encoded by the coding sequence ATGGGTGAAATATCTGTTAGTGCCTTGCTAATTCGATTTTTATTGGGAGGAGCCGCAGTAGTAGTTTCAGCACTTATCGCACGAAAATTAGGTGAAAAGGCAGGAGGGATATTTGCTGCATTTCCAGCTGTTTATCTTGCTGCATTGTTAACGAATGGCCTTGATTTTAGTGGTGGGGACCTAATTACTCATTCTATTTTATTATCAAAGGGAGCTATAATCGGGATGTCTATTAATATTCTCGTTGCAATCCTAGCTGGTTTTCTTTTGCCAAAGGGATGGAAACGTGGTTTAGTAAATTCCATGGTTTGTTGGTTAGTAGTTTCTATGGTAGTTGTTTTTGTTACATCCCACTAA
- the leuD gene encoding 3-isopropylmalate dehydratase small subunit: MEPIRIHKGLVYPLNRPNVDTDQIIPKQFLKRIERQGFGQFLFYHWRFDDGGNPRKEFSLNDSKYAGASILVAGENFGCGSSREHAPWAIQDFGFKVVIAPSYADIFKNNCVKNGILAIQVSEEHSEELIRRAECDEYTLTVDLEQQVVYDDNEFKVNFDITAYSKEMLLNGWDEIGVTLTYEDKISQFEQMRLVEA; encoded by the coding sequence ATGGAGCCGATTCGAATTCATAAAGGTCTTGTCTATCCTTTAAACAGGCCAAATGTCGATACAGACCAGATTATTCCTAAACAATTTCTTAAACGCATTGAACGTCAAGGGTTTGGGCAATTTCTTTTCTATCACTGGCGGTTTGATGATGGTGGAAATCCACGTAAGGAATTCAGCTTAAATGACTCTAAATACGCGGGAGCATCTATCCTTGTTGCCGGAGAAAACTTTGGCTGCGGTTCCTCGCGTGAACATGCCCCATGGGCGATTCAGGATTTCGGATTCAAGGTCGTCATTGCCCCAAGCTATGCAGATATTTTTAAAAATAACTGTGTAAAAAATGGAATCCTTGCAATCCAAGTGAGTGAAGAACATTCGGAAGAGCTAATTAGACGAGCAGAATGTGATGAATACACCTTAACAGTCGATCTTGAACAGCAAGTTGTTTATGATGACAACGAATTTAAGGTGAATTTTGATATTACCGCCTATTCGAAGGAAATGTTACTCAACGGCTGGGATGAAATTGGGGTTACATTAACCTATGAGGATAAAATTAGTCAGTTTGAACAAATGCGTTTAGTAGAGGCATGA
- the leuB gene encoding 3-isopropylmalate dehydrogenase, translated as MKKKIVLLPGDGIGKEVINSAQAVLFAIADEFNHSFSFESHDIGGIAIDLHGTPLPDATVEACKKADAILLGAVGGPKWDNNPSHLRPERGLLGIRKALDLFANLRPIKGYKNLLHASPLKEEVVSGSDLLIVRELTGGLYFGTPSERRDAGQSAVDTLAYTRREIERIVDKGFQSAQKRRGHLTSVDKANVLESSKLWREIVEEKKVQYPDVTVVHSLVDSTAMKLITNPTQFDVIVTENMFGDILSDEASVLTGSLGMLPSASLREDGVGLYEPVHGSAPDIAGKGIANPIAMILSTAMMLRHSFGLDTEAILIEDAVQSVLDAGYHTEDLQINNSCLVDTAEMTKLIVDYIQSQDAAKCICDCYA; from the coding sequence ATGAAAAAGAAAATTGTCTTACTTCCAGGTGATGGAATTGGGAAGGAAGTTATTAATTCTGCACAGGCCGTACTTTTTGCGATTGCTGATGAATTCAATCACTCTTTTAGCTTCGAGTCACATGATATTGGTGGTATTGCCATTGACCTCCATGGCACTCCCCTTCCTGATGCTACGGTTGAGGCATGCAAAAAAGCTGATGCTATTTTACTTGGAGCAGTTGGAGGACCAAAGTGGGATAACAATCCCTCCCATTTGCGTCCGGAACGAGGATTACTTGGTATCCGAAAAGCACTTGACCTATTTGCTAATTTAAGACCCATAAAGGGATATAAAAACTTACTCCATGCATCTCCATTAAAGGAAGAGGTTGTGAGTGGAAGTGATCTTCTTATCGTAAGAGAGCTCACCGGTGGCCTTTATTTCGGAACACCAAGTGAACGTAGAGATGCTGGCCAATCTGCCGTTGATACCCTTGCCTATACACGCAGAGAAATTGAAAGAATTGTAGACAAAGGCTTTCAATCTGCACAAAAAAGGCGCGGCCATCTCACTTCTGTCGATAAAGCAAACGTGCTTGAGTCCAGCAAGCTGTGGAGGGAAATTGTCGAAGAGAAAAAAGTTCAATACCCAGATGTTACAGTAGTGCATTCTTTAGTAGATTCTACTGCTATGAAATTGATTACTAACCCTACTCAATTTGATGTAATCGTAACAGAAAATATGTTTGGAGATATTTTAAGCGATGAGGCATCCGTTTTAACCGGCTCGCTCGGAATGCTTCCTTCGGCAAGTCTCCGGGAAGATGGAGTTGGCCTTTATGAACCTGTTCATGGCTCTGCACCTGACATTGCTGGTAAAGGAATTGCGAACCCAATCGCAATGATCTTATCAACTGCCATGATGTTACGTCATTCATTTGGACTTGATACCGAAGCTATACTGATTGAAGATGCCGTTCAATCAGTACTTGATGCAGGATATCATACTGAGGACCTTCAAATTAATAATAGTTGCTTAGTAGATACAGCAGAGATGACCAAGCTGATTGTTGATTATATCCAATCACAAGATGCAGCAAAGTGTATTTGTGACTGCTATGCTTAA
- the leuC gene encoding 3-isopropylmalate dehydratase large subunit, whose translation MQRPKNIIEKIWEQHVVHQEEGKPDLLYIDLHLVHEVTSPQAFEGLRMNERKVRQPNRTFATMDHNVPTRDRHVIKDLVSKTQMDTLKNNCAEFGVTLADIHHPDNGIVHVIGPELGLTQPGKTIVCGDSHTSTHGAFGALAFGIGTSEVEHVLATQTLWQSPPKTLNVKINGKLGVGVTAKDLILFIIAKYGVNFGTGYVIEFSGEAIRSLSMEERMTVCNMSIEAGARAGLITPDETTFDYLKGKRHVPAGAEFDVAVAKWKSIASDEDAVYDLTVDIDASKIEPQVTWGTNPGMGVSINGFVPNPDDLTKQSEKEEIQRALDYMGLEAGQPISSVKIDHVFIGSCTNSRLSDLRKAANVIRGHKVNPSVTAIVVPGSKTIKLAAEQEGLDVIFTEAGFEWRDAGCSMCLAMNDDIIPPGKRCASTSNRNFEGRQGNGARTHLVSPEMAAAAAVAGHFVDVRQFVVQTVNS comes from the coding sequence ATGCAAAGACCAAAAAATATTATCGAAAAAATTTGGGAACAGCATGTCGTTCACCAAGAAGAAGGAAAACCAGATTTACTTTATATTGATTTGCACCTTGTCCACGAAGTGACCTCACCCCAAGCATTTGAAGGCTTGCGGATGAATGAACGAAAAGTGCGCCAGCCGAATCGTACATTTGCAACAATGGATCATAATGTTCCAACTCGTGACCGTCATGTGATCAAAGATTTGGTCTCTAAAACACAAATGGATACCCTGAAAAATAACTGTGCTGAATTTGGTGTAACCCTTGCTGATATTCACCACCCCGATAATGGGATTGTCCATGTGATTGGCCCAGAACTAGGCCTCACCCAACCGGGAAAAACAATTGTTTGTGGTGATAGCCATACCTCAACACATGGAGCATTTGGTGCATTAGCATTTGGGATTGGCACAAGTGAGGTGGAGCATGTCCTTGCCACTCAAACACTTTGGCAATCTCCCCCCAAAACGCTTAACGTAAAAATTAATGGCAAACTTGGTGTTGGTGTCACTGCCAAGGATCTAATTCTTTTTATCATCGCAAAGTATGGTGTTAATTTTGGTACTGGTTATGTTATTGAATTTTCAGGTGAAGCGATACGATCTCTTTCCATGGAAGAACGGATGACAGTTTGTAATATGTCAATTGAAGCTGGAGCAAGAGCAGGGCTGATTACTCCAGATGAAACCACTTTTGACTATTTAAAAGGAAAAAGACATGTACCAGCTGGAGCAGAATTTGATGTGGCGGTCGCTAAATGGAAATCCATAGCCTCTGATGAGGATGCAGTTTACGATTTGACTGTTGATATTGACGCCTCGAAGATCGAGCCACAAGTTACGTGGGGAACAAATCCAGGCATGGGCGTTTCAATTAATGGATTCGTACCAAATCCAGATGATTTAACTAAGCAAAGTGAAAAAGAAGAAATTCAACGGGCATTAGATTACATGGGCCTTGAAGCAGGGCAACCCATCTCTTCTGTAAAAATTGATCATGTTTTTATTGGATCCTGTACGAACTCAAGGCTTAGTGACTTGCGAAAAGCAGCAAATGTGATTCGTGGCCATAAAGTAAACCCTTCTGTAACAGCTATCGTTGTACCCGGTTCAAAAACAATTAAACTGGCTGCAGAACAAGAAGGCCTAGATGTTATTTTTACAGAAGCAGGATTTGAATGGCGCGATGCAGGATGTAGTATGTGCCTTGCCATGAATGATGATATTATTCCTCCTGGCAAACGCTGTGCCTCCACTTCCAATCGTAACTTTGAGGGGCGTCAAGGAAACGGGGCCAGAACCCATCTTGTCAGTCCAGAAATGGCAGCAGCAGCTGCAGTTGCCGGTCATTTTGTCGATGTTCGCCAATTTGTAGTTCAAACAGTCAATTCCTAG
- a CDS encoding aldose epimerase family protein: protein MKIVKAPFDHKNVYEYTLINDFGVEVSCLNYGCIITKILTPDNFGNLENIVLRFESMGEYEQNPPFLGAVIGRVAGRIKGAEFELDGKAYQLEKNEGENHLHGGNKGFNTVLWDAELIEGGSEIGVRFSYTSPDGEEGYPGVVSVHVNYLLSNNNELLIKYEAVTDQKTLLNLTNHTYFNLSGNAKRDVLEHSLTLDSNQFLELNEQLLPTGVKLDAVNTVFDFQNGRLIKDGTVSNHPQNQLVGKGYDHPFLLNSHHTGEIVLSDEVSGRKLIVETDQPSVVLYTGNSLTEDVTVNGRKCKKHLGLCLETQGLPDAIHHPSFPTIILDKGETYSAITKYTFITE from the coding sequence AAATTATGGTTGCATTATAACCAAAATACTTACACCAGATAACTTTGGAAATCTTGAAAATATTGTTCTTCGCTTTGAAAGTATGGGAGAGTATGAGCAAAATCCGCCATTTTTGGGTGCTGTAATCGGACGTGTTGCCGGAAGAATTAAGGGTGCAGAATTTGAACTCGATGGCAAAGCCTATCAATTAGAAAAGAACGAGGGTGAAAATCATCTTCATGGTGGCAATAAAGGGTTTAATACAGTTCTTTGGGATGCAGAATTGATCGAAGGTGGAAGTGAAATCGGTGTTCGTTTTTCTTATACTAGCCCTGATGGAGAAGAGGGATATCCAGGGGTGGTTTCTGTCCATGTGAACTATCTATTATCCAATAATAATGAGCTTTTGATTAAATATGAAGCAGTTACGGATCAAAAAACGTTATTAAATCTAACCAACCATACATATTTTAATTTAAGTGGCAATGCAAAGCGAGATGTATTGGAGCATTCCTTAACACTAGATAGTAATCAATTTCTTGAGTTAAATGAACAATTATTGCCGACTGGTGTTAAGTTAGATGCTGTGAATACTGTTTTTGATTTTCAAAATGGCAGGTTAATTAAGGATGGAACCGTATCAAATCATCCCCAAAACCAATTAGTAGGCAAAGGGTATGACCATCCGTTTCTTTTGAACAGCCATCATACTGGTGAAATAGTGTTATCAGATGAAGTAAGTGGCCGAAAACTAATCGTTGAAACAGATCAACCGAGTGTTGTACTTTATACTGGGAACAGTTTAACGGAAGATGTAACCGTGAATGGCCGCAAGTGTAAAAAACATTTAGGACTATGTTTAGAAACACAAGGTCTGCCTGATGCGATCCATCATCCATCCTTTCCAACAATCATTTTAGATAAAGGTGAGACCTATTCAGCCATAACAAAATATACATTCATCACGGAATAA
- a CDS encoding flavodoxin domain-containing protein — protein MKTVILYATKYGSVEHAVEILESKLVGKVQHLNIMKEDVPTLIDYDQVIIGGSIYVGKIQRKLSKFVTKNLPLLLTKRIGLFICAGEKLQEVREKELVDAFPNDLFNHAICKDIFGYEIHYEKLNFLEKKMVGAVLGLKEGCSELSEEKITDFAKIMSS, from the coding sequence GTGAAAACAGTTATTCTCTATGCTACTAAGTATGGAAGTGTTGAACATGCAGTAGAAATCTTAGAATCAAAGCTCGTGGGGAAAGTTCAGCACTTAAATATAATGAAGGAAGATGTCCCAACACTTATTGATTACGATCAAGTGATTATCGGTGGATCCATCTACGTTGGAAAGATCCAAAGAAAGCTTTCAAAGTTTGTTACTAAAAATTTACCATTATTGTTAACGAAACGCATCGGGCTTTTTATATGCGCTGGGGAAAAATTACAGGAGGTAAGGGAAAAAGAACTTGTCGATGCCTTCCCTAATGACCTTTTTAACCATGCGATTTGCAAAGATATTTTTGGTTATGAAATTCATTACGAAAAGCTTAACTTTTTGGAAAAAAAGATGGTGGGGGCAGTGTTAGGACTTAAAGAGGGTTGCTCTGAACTTTCTGAGGAGAAAATTACGGATTTCGCTAAAATAATGTCCAGTTGA
- a CDS encoding DUF3892 domain-containing protein: METKNFEQIYNQYKQQSEQQAQIEATDADTGGKEEFVAVRKNNDGDIIAFKTNTGRELDYISALDEAKAGNIAHIDVFHKYGRDIIRSEPDGIKENNLDRLPGF; the protein is encoded by the coding sequence ATGGAGACAAAAAATTTTGAACAGATCTACAATCAATATAAACAGCAAAGTGAACAACAGGCTCAAATTGAGGCAACTGATGCGGATACTGGCGGGAAAGAAGAGTTTGTAGCTGTCAGAAAAAATAATGATGGTGATATTATTGCGTTTAAAACAAATACGGGGCGGGAATTGGACTACATTTCTGCGTTAGATGAAGCCAAAGCAGGAAACATCGCCCATATCGATGTCTTTCATAAGTATGGAAGAGATATTATAAGAAGTGAACCCGATGGAATAAAGGAAAACAATTTGGATCGGTTGCCAGGGTTTTGA
- a CDS encoding DUF3147 family protein — protein sequence MDLLLRFLIGGTAVMLSYLVTVLSPWKILAGIFAAFPAVMITAILMVGIASGSKKAAKIAKGSVYGMVGGVVCAVTVLITLQMSQNWLFSIIIGLVLWLGSSVVIYWFKDFVKNKHLAVLKKSS from the coding sequence ATGGATTTACTTTTACGTTTTTTAATAGGTGGAACGGCTGTAATGTTAAGTTACCTAGTGACTGTCCTTTCCCCATGGAAAATACTAGCTGGAATTTTTGCTGCGTTCCCAGCAGTAATGATTACGGCCATATTAATGGTTGGTATTGCTTCTGGTTCAAAAAAAGCTGCAAAAATTGCAAAAGGCTCTGTCTATGGAATGGTGGGAGGCGTCGTTTGTGCTGTTACAGTATTAATTACCCTTCAGATGAGTCAAAATTGGCTATTTAGTATAATAATAGGCTTAGTACTTTGGCTTGGAAGTTCAGTTGTCATTTATTGGTTCAAGGATTTTGTGAAAAATAAACATCTTGCTGTACTTAAAAAATCATCTTAG